TTCGCATATTGAGTTTCTGCTGCATGATTACAATTGTGTGATCATCCCCGGCTTCGGTGGATTTGTGGTCAACAATTTACCTGCCCGTAGAGACGGCATCGCAACGTTCCACCCTCCCGTTAGCGAGTTGGTTTTCAACCGTTACCTCACCCACAACGACGGCCTCCTGGCGCAATCGTTCATGAAGCGTGAGTCAATCCCCTTCGAGGCGGCAATGCAGAAAATTGAACATGCCGTTCAGGAGATGTTAAGAGAGCTGAGAGAGAGGAAAAAGATTGAATTGGGTGCTCTTGGTCAGTTTGAGATGAACAGTGACAAACAGTTTGTCTACAAGCCGACAGCCTACGTTCAACCGCTGTACTTCGGCCTGAAAACTGCATCCCTGAAACCGCTGGTTCAGATGCAGCCCTCTACGGTAAAATCCCAGGAGGAACGGAAATCACCCCGTCTGCGGACTGTAGGCATCACTGCTGCTGCCGCTGCCATCCTGTTGCTGCTGATGTTCCTGCTGCCGGTGGGTGATCGCACCATCGTACACCAGTCCGCACAGATCATCTCCGAAATGGATCTTTTCGGTGGTCGTCCCCATCAGCTTAAAAGTGATGAAGCAACAACCGAAACGGGTGTGGCAGAAGAATTGACTGACGGGACAGAGGTGTCAGCACTACAAGAACCGGTTGATGAAGCTACTGTTGCCGAACCTGAGATCATGGTGGCCAATGAGCAGATGCCGCGCTACTATATCATCGTGGGTGTATACGAAGTGAAAGAGGTGGCAGAGAAGATGATGGAGAACCTGATGGATGGAGGCTTCTCAGAGAGAGGATGGATGAAACGTCCCGGACGTATTGACGTGTATGCTGCTTCCTTTTCCAATAGGGAGGAGGCAGAGGATACACTGAGGAAGATACACTTGGAATACCCTGCTTACAGGGAAGCTTGGATCTTAAAACGATAGATGATTATGTCATTCAAAAGCAATGTGATTGCAGGTTTTCTGCTCTATTGGGTGTGCCAGATGTACAAGGCACGAAGAAAGTTGGTTCCCCCGGTTGACAGGTATCGCTTTCCTGATTTTCAGTGAAATATTAAATTAAAACCCCGGCTTCAGTGAGAGGCTGGGGCTTTTTCAAAAGAAAACAACCCGTAAAATGAAAAGAACTACACTGTTAATAGCTACACTCTTTCTCGCAGTCGGTCTGCTCTACCCGAGGGAGATTCGTCTTCTTACCATTGGAAACAGTTTCTCCGATGATGCAGTGGAACACTACCTTCACGGTCTCGTGGCGGCTGAAGGCGATACCATCGTGATCGGAAACATGTATATTGGCGGCTGCTCACTCGAAACACACAGCAACAATGCTTTAAATGATGCTCCTGCATACTCCTATCGAAAAATAGTTGATGGCGTTAAAAGTGTTGAAGCCAACTATAAACTTTCAGATGCACTTGCCGACGAGGAGTGGGATTATATCTCTTTTCAACAGGTCAGCTCTTTGTCTGGACGATTCGAAACCTTCTTTCCCTATCTCTCTTTCTTGATGGACTACGCGAGGGAACATGCCGGAAGAGAGGATCTCACATTTATCCTCCATGCCACATGGGCCTATGCAGGCGACTCTAAACATCCGGGATTCGCCAATTATGACAATGATCAGCTCACAATGTATAACGCCATGGTGGATGCCACCAGCCGTGTGGCAAAAACTGCCTACATTGACATCATTGTTCCTGCCGGTACAGCCATTCAAAACGGACGCACCAGTAGTTTGGGAGACACCTTTTGCCGGGATGGCTACCACCTGGAACTGAACTATGGCAGGTATACCGCTTCCTGTGCCTGGTATGAGGTGCTCTTCGGTAAATCGGTGGTGGGCAACAGCTACCTCCCCGAAACAATCACTCCCGGTCAGGCGCTGATTGCGCAGTTGTCAGCTCACTTCGCGGTACGCAAACCGTTCGAGGTTTCTTCCGTGATAGTGTGTGATACTCCCCAACGGGTGGCTGATGCCTCCTGATCAACAAATCACTTTTACCAGGATTCTATTCAATGAAGAGAAAAGAATACGAAGCTCATTTGCTTCACAAGGATTATCCCAAATCGGACCCTTACGGCTCGTTGTCGATGCCGGTATACCATACCCTCGCATATGAGTTTGCAACGGCTGCAGAGATGGAAGATGCCTTCTGTGGCCGCACTACTGAGCATACTTATTCACGGGTGACCAACCCAACTGTGCAGCATTTTGAAGAGCGGGTGAAAGAGATTACCGGGGCACATGGGGTCACCGCCCTTAACTCCGGCATGGCTGCCATCAGCAACACCTTCATTACCCTGGCGTGGAGCGGCAGTAACATAGTCACCTCTCGCCACCTCTTCGGTAACACTTACTCTTTCTTCGTCAACACACTGGCAGCCTTTGGTGTGGAGGTACGCTTCTGCGATCTTACCAACCCGGAGGAGGTGGCTGCTAATATCGATGGCCGGAGCTGTGCCCTCTTCGTGGAGGTGATCTCCAACCCGCAGATGGAGGTGGCGGATCTGGATGCGCTCAGCAGCGTGGCACACGGGATGGGGGTACCAGTGGTGGCCGATACCACGTTGATTCCTTTCTCCCACTTTGCTGCTGCCGACTTCGGGGTCGACATCGAGGTGGTCTCCAGCACCAAGTATGTCTCCGGTGGGGCAACCAGCCTGGGGGGACTGATCATCGACCATGGACGGTTCGACTGGAGCCGGTCGCCACGTTTGCAATCACTGGCGGGTGACACTCCCTCTGCCTTTCATCTCAAACTGAGACGGGAGATACACCGCAACCTGGGGGCATATATGACTCCGGAGGTGGCCTACCAGCAGTCGCTGGGACTGGAAACATTGCCGGTGCGTTACAACCGCCATGCCTCTACCTGCGCTGCTCTTGCGGAACAATTTGTTACTCTGCCCGGAATAGCTGGTGTAAACTATACCGGACTCCCGGACAACCGCTTCCATGAGGTGAGCTGCCGTCAATTTGGGGATCTTCATGGTGCGATGCTCACTTTCGACCTGGGGTCGAGGGAGGAGTGCTTTCAATTCCTGGACCGGCTCAGGCTGATCCGCCGTGCCACCAACCTGTTCGACAATCGCTCACTGATCCTCCATCCCGCCAGCACCATCTATGGTTCTTTCACACCGGAACAGCGGGAATCGATGGACATCAAAGAAACCACGCTCCGCCTGTCGGTGGGACTGGAGAGCGTGGAATCGTTGCTGGATGATATCAGGCAGGCTTTAAGCTATTTGTAATAAGCTATCAGCCCATCATCAATTATTTTTCTACTCTCATTAAAGAGGGTACTCGTCAAAGGCGTATAGCAGGGTAGAGAGGTAGCGTTCTCCCGTATCGGGCAGGATCACCACGATTTTTTTACCTGCATTTTCCGCTTTCTGTGCCAGCTGAAGGGCCGCGGCGACTGCGGCTCCCGAAGAGATGCCGGCGAGCAGTCCCTCACGTGAGGCCAGCTTCCTGCCGGTACGAATTGCATCATCATTGCTGACGGTGAGCACCTTGTCAATTACCCGGCTGTTGTAAGTGTCCGGAATGAATCCCGCACCGATGCCCTGTATCTTGTGGGGACCGGGAAGGCCTCCTGAGAGCACAGGTGAGTCGGCCGGCTCAACAGCATAGACCTTGATGGCCGGGTTAAGCTCCTTCAGTCGCTTGCCGGCACCACTGGCAGTGCCGCCGGTTCCGATGCCGCTCACCAGAATGTCCACCTTGCCATCTGTGTCGCGCCAAATCTCCTCACCGGTTGTGCGGTAGTGTACCTCAGGGTTGGCAGGGTTCTGGAACTGCTGCAGGATCACCGCGTCAGAAAGTTGACTTTTCAGGCTCTCTGCTTTGGCAATGGCACCCTTCATGCCTTCGGGACCGGGCGTCAGCACCAACTCGGCACCAAGTGCCTTCAGCAGGTTCCTCCGCTCGAGGCTCATTGTCTCAGGCATGGTGAGAATGAGTCGGTATTGTTTGATGGTGGCTACGAACGCCAGTCCAATGCCGGTATTGCCACTGGTGGGTTCAATAATGACCGAGCCGGGTCTCAAAACTCCCCGCTTTTCGGCATCTTCCACCATGGACAGAGCGATGCGGTCCTTTACACTCCCTTGGGGATTGAAGCTCTCCAGCTTGGCGATGATCTCTGCCTTTACTCCTTCGGATGCTTCCAAACGGTTAAGACGCAACAGCGGGGTGTTGCCTACCAAATCTGTCAATTTCTCTGCAATCTTTGTCATATTTTCTCTGTGTTATTAATTTTTTGACAAAGTTAGGGGGTTGCACCATCGAATGAAATAGCACATTTGTGTTATTTTTTCCAAAAAGGAATGAGAATTGATTACTTTTGTGGATCAGAAAGTCTAAAATGAAACATGTAACACATATATTCCTTGCCGATAACCAGGATATCACCCGCCGGGGTGTGATGGCCCTGCTGGAGGAGCTGTTGAGTGAGGTGGTGATTGAGGAGGTGGCAGATTACCGTACGCTGCAGGTATTGTTGCGGCGTTTTCCCCGCTCAGTGGTGGTGGTCGACTATGCACTGTTCGACTTTCAGTCGCTCTCACAGTTGCTCAACATGAAAAGTGGTGCTGCTGAAAGCTCTTGGCTGCTTTTTTCCGACGAGCCGGAGGGTCAGTTTCTGCGTCGCCTGCTGCTGGCCGATCCTACTATCAGCGTTGTGACCAAACAGGATCGCCTGGAAGTGGTCAGGGAGGCTCTTCAGGCGGTTAGCTACGGGGAGTGCTACCATTGTGAATATGCCGAATCGGTATTAGAGGAGGGGGTAATGCCTAAAAAGACAGCCGATCCGCTCACCCCTGCCGAGAAGAATGTGCTGCGGGAGATCGCTTTGGGCAAAACCACCAAGGAGATCGCCATCGAGAAGCATCTCAGCTTCCATACGGTGAACGCGCACCGCCGGAACATCTACCGCAAGCTGGGAGTTAACAGCCTCAGTGAGGTTACCCGCTATGCGCTGCAGGCCGGGTTGGCAGACCCTGTGGAATATTATATTTAGGGGCGCTCATAGCGGACATAGGCAATCTGGCGACCGTCTGGCGACCAGCTATGTACGTTCAGCGATCCCTGTCCACCGTAGAAGACCGGTGTCAGGTCACGACTCTTACCACTCTCCGTATCGAGCAGTCTTATCTTCACGTCTTTCCCAAAGGGGTGTCCACCCTGCTGATCTTCCAGGTAGGAGATAAAAACTACTCTACGGTTGTCCGGGCCTGGGTGAGGGAACCAGTTGTCGTACTCGTCGAAGGTGAGTTGTTCCTGCCCACTGCCGTCGGGTCGCATCCGGTAGATATGCATTCGGCCTGTGCGGTGGCTGTTGAAATAGATCCATTGCCCGTCGTAGCTGTACTCGGGACCGTCATCGAGTCCCTTGGTATCGGTCAGCTGTACCTCCTCATCACGGATGGTGTGGGCCTTCCAGACATCCCACTCCCCATTTCGCATCGCGCAGTAGACTACCCACTCGTTGTCGGGGCTGATGCCGTGCCAGTAACTCGGATTATTGGATGTGATCAAACGGGGCACACCTCCCTGTGCTGGCAGGATAAAGATACGTGAGTTGCCACCAGCAGAGGAGACCCGATCATCGTTGTGACTCACTATCAGCCAGCGGCCATCGAAGGAGAGGCCATGGTCGTTGTTGCAGTTGTCGGCGAAACCGGTGTTGATGACCCCCTGCTTTTTACCATTCACCGATATTTTTTCCAGAAGACCGTCAGCGTTGATGATCAGGTAGCTGCCATCGCGCGACCAGTTGGGAGCTTCAAAGTGACGTTTTTCATGCAGAATGATTTTTTCGCTTCCGGTTTCAACATCCAACAGCACCAATTCACTGGTCACAGGATCACTGTGCTGTGCGGCTACGTTTGATATTAAGGACATGGCAGCAGTAAGTAAAATTAATAATTTCATTTTCATTGGTGTGGGTGTGTTGGTTTTTCCACGATCTTCCAGATGGCTTCCACCCAACTGTTGTTGTCGTTGAGTGAAGGGATAAAAGTGAATTTTTCCCCTCCGGCATCCATGAAAAGCTTTCGTGCTTCGATATCGATGTCGTAAAGAGTTTCCATGTTGTCGATGGGGAAACCGGGTGCAATCACTGCCACTTTTTTCCATCCCAGCTTGGGTAAATCGCCAATATCTTTATTCAGAAATGGTTTCAGCCATTTACTACCTCTCTGGGAGGAGTAGAAGAGGAAGGTGTCATGCGGATTAATGCCCGTAGCCTTACAGAAGAGATGGTTGGTCTCTTTCAGTTGATAGACATAGTCATACTCCTTTCCCTTTCGCCAGGCGGCAGCTACCTGCGTCACCGGCAAACTGTGGTAGGTGAATACCAGTTTGTCGATGCCTTCAAGGTAGGGGCGTGCCTGGTTGGTCAGCGCCTCAATAAAGGCAGGATGGTTGTAATAGGGCTCCACGAACCTGAGACGGAAGGAGTGGGGTCGGCTGAAAAAGATTCGCCCGATCGCCTCTTTCATGGTTTCAGTTGTCGACTGGGCATAGTGGGGATAGAGTGGAAAGATCACCACCTCATGGAGTAAGGGGCACTTGCGTTCAAGCTCTTTGAAAGCATGCAACAGATCAGGTTCTCCATATCGCATGGCGATTTCTACAGCGATATTTTTTTTATTCTCCAACGTGGTTGCAAGTTGCTGCATGTGATACAACAGAGGAGAGAGCTTAGGTTCCTCCTTGCGCCAAATCAGGTTGTACTTTGCCGCAGATTTGCTGGCTGAAAGGGGGGCGATGATTTTTCGGGCAAGTAACGAGGAAAACTTAGGCGAAAGACCGGTGACGTAGGGA
This genomic window from Dysgonomonadaceae bacterium zrk40 contains:
- a CDS encoding DUF4886 domain-containing protein, whose protein sequence is MKRTTLLIATLFLAVGLLYPREIRLLTIGNSFSDDAVEHYLHGLVAAEGDTIVIGNMYIGGCSLETHSNNALNDAPAYSYRKIVDGVKSVEANYKLSDALADEEWDYISFQQVSSLSGRFETFFPYLSFLMDYAREHAGREDLTFILHATWAYAGDSKHPGFANYDNDQLTMYNAMVDATSRVAKTAYIDIIVPAGTAIQNGRTSSLGDTFCRDGYHLELNYGRYTASCAWYEVLFGKSVVGNSYLPETITPGQALIAQLSAHFAVRKPFEVSSVIVCDTPQRVADAS
- a CDS encoding O-acetylhomoserine aminocarboxypropyltransferase/cysteine synthase, producing the protein MKRKEYEAHLLHKDYPKSDPYGSLSMPVYHTLAYEFATAAEMEDAFCGRTTEHTYSRVTNPTVQHFEERVKEITGAHGVTALNSGMAAISNTFITLAWSGSNIVTSRHLFGNTYSFFVNTLAAFGVEVRFCDLTNPEEVAANIDGRSCALFVEVISNPQMEVADLDALSSVAHGMGVPVVADTTLIPFSHFAAADFGVDIEVVSSTKYVSGGATSLGGLIIDHGRFDWSRSPRLQSLAGDTPSAFHLKLRREIHRNLGAYMTPEVAYQQSLGLETLPVRYNRHASTCAALAEQFVTLPGIAGVNYTGLPDNRFHEVSCRQFGDLHGAMLTFDLGSREECFQFLDRLRLIRRATNLFDNRSLILHPASTIYGSFTPEQRESMDIKETTLRLSVGLESVESLLDDIRQALSYL
- the cysK gene encoding cysteine synthase A, translated to MTKIAEKLTDLVGNTPLLRLNRLEASEGVKAEIIAKLESFNPQGSVKDRIALSMVEDAEKRGVLRPGSVIIEPTSGNTGIGLAFVATIKQYRLILTMPETMSLERRNLLKALGAELVLTPGPEGMKGAIAKAESLKSQLSDAVILQQFQNPANPEVHYRTTGEEIWRDTDGKVDILVSGIGTGGTASGAGKRLKELNPAIKVYAVEPADSPVLSGGLPGPHKIQGIGAGFIPDTYNSRVIDKVLTVSNDDAIRTGRKLASREGLLAGISSGAAVAAALQLAQKAENAGKKIVVILPDTGERYLSTLLYAFDEYPL
- a CDS encoding response regulator transcription factor; translation: MKHVTHIFLADNQDITRRGVMALLEELLSEVVIEEVADYRTLQVLLRRFPRSVVVVDYALFDFQSLSQLLNMKSGAAESSWLLFSDEPEGQFLRRLLLADPTISVVTKQDRLEVVREALQAVSYGECYHCEYAESVLEEGVMPKKTADPLTPAEKNVLREIALGKTTKEIAIEKHLSFHTVNAHRRNIYRKLGVNSLSEVTRYALQAGLADPVEYYI
- a CDS encoding TolB family protein yields the protein MKMKLLILLTAAMSLISNVAAQHSDPVTSELVLLDVETGSEKIILHEKRHFEAPNWSRDGSYLIINADGLLEKISVNGKKQGVINTGFADNCNNDHGLSFDGRWLIVSHNDDRVSSAGGNSRIFILPAQGGVPRLITSNNPSYWHGISPDNEWVVYCAMRNGEWDVWKAHTIRDEEVQLTDTKGLDDGPEYSYDGQWIYFNSHRTGRMHIYRMRPDGSGQEQLTFDEYDNWFPHPGPDNRRVVFISYLEDQQGGHPFGKDVKIRLLDTESGKSRDLTPVFYGGQGSLNVHSWSPDGRQIAYVRYERP
- the hemH gene encoding ferrochelatase — its product is MRGILLVNLGTPAGNNKADVRRFIGDMLSDPYVTGLSPKFSSLLARKIIAPLSASKSAAKYNLIWRKEEPKLSPLLYHMQQLATTLENKKNIAVEIAMRYGEPDLLHAFKELERKCPLLHEVVIFPLYPHYAQSTTETMKEAIGRIFFSRPHSFRLRFVEPYYNHPAFIEALTNQARPYLEGIDKLVFTYHSLPVTQVAAAWRKGKEYDYVYQLKETNHLFCKATGINPHDTFLFYSSQRGSKWLKPFLNKDIGDLPKLGWKKVAVIAPGFPIDNMETLYDIDIEARKLFMDAGGEKFTFIPSLNDNNSWVEAIWKIVEKPTHPHQ